A DNA window from Pseudomonas sp. GD03919 contains the following coding sequences:
- a CDS encoding alpha-D-ribose 1-methylphosphonate 5-triphosphate diphosphatase, with amino-acid sequence MSSEQILSNARIVTAEREFLGSLLLRDGLIAAVDEGASRLPQAQDLGGDYLLPGLVELHTDNLEKHMSPRPGVDWPSASAVLTHDAQIVAAGITTVFDALSIGDINPRGRRMQQLPTMIEAIAASEAAGQTRAEHRLHLRCELCHPDALTIYRDLVEHPLVALVSVMDHSPGQRQFAKVEKYREYYTGKYHLSPAEMEEFLQEQIANSRQYSDRQRRAIVEDCHSRGISVASHDDATLAHVQESASFGMAIAEFPTTLEAARASHELGLKVLMGAPNMVRGGSHSGNIAAAELARHGVLDILSSDYYPASLLHAAWLLAGQDNDYDLPAAIATVSRAPARAAGMEDRGEIRVGLRADLVQARTHGQQPVIQQVWRQARRVF; translated from the coding sequence ATGTCGTCTGAACAGATTCTCAGCAACGCCCGTATCGTCACTGCCGAGCGCGAGTTCCTCGGCTCGCTGCTGCTGCGTGACGGGCTGATCGCCGCGGTGGATGAGGGCGCCAGCCGCCTGCCGCAGGCTCAGGACCTGGGCGGTGACTATCTGCTGCCGGGGTTGGTGGAGTTGCACACCGATAACCTGGAAAAGCATATGAGCCCCAGGCCCGGAGTCGATTGGCCTTCGGCCTCGGCGGTGCTGACCCACGATGCGCAGATCGTCGCCGCTGGCATCACCACGGTGTTCGATGCACTGTCCATCGGCGACATCAACCCGCGTGGCCGGCGCATGCAGCAATTGCCTACGATGATCGAGGCCATTGCCGCCAGCGAGGCAGCCGGGCAGACCCGCGCCGAGCACCGCCTGCACCTGCGTTGCGAGCTATGCCACCCCGATGCCCTGACCATCTACCGCGACCTGGTGGAGCACCCGTTGGTGGCGCTGGTGTCGGTAATGGACCACTCGCCCGGCCAGCGCCAGTTCGCCAAGGTGGAGAAGTACCGCGAGTACTACACGGGCAAGTACCACCTGAGCCCGGCGGAGATGGAGGAATTCCTTCAGGAGCAGATCGCCAATTCGCGCCAGTACAGCGACCGCCAGCGCCGCGCCATCGTCGAGGACTGCCACAGCCGGGGTATCTCGGTGGCCAGCCATGACGACGCGACCCTGGCCCACGTGCAGGAGTCGGCCAGCTTTGGCATGGCCATCGCCGAATTTCCCACCACCCTGGAAGCGGCTCGGGCCAGCCACGAGCTGGGGCTGAAGGTACTGATGGGCGCACCGAACATGGTGCGCGGCGGCTCGCACTCGGGCAATATCGCTGCCGCCGAACTGGCGCGCCACGGTGTGCTGGATATCCTCTCCAGCGACTACTACCCGGCCAGCCTGCTGCATGCGGCCTGGCTGCTGGCCGGGCAGGACAACGATTATGATCTGCCGGCGGCCATCGCCACTGTGAGCCGCGCACCGGCCAGGGCAGCGGGGATGGAGGATCGCGGCGAGATTCGCGTCGGCCTGCGTGCCGACCTGGTCCAGGCCAGAACTCATGGCCAGCAGCCGGTGATCCAGCAGGTGTGGCGCCAAGCACGAAGGGTATTCTGA